A genomic region of Nymphaea colorata isolate Beijing-Zhang1983 chromosome 2, ASM883128v2, whole genome shotgun sequence contains the following coding sequences:
- the LOC116247031 gene encoding very-long-chain 3-oxoacyl-CoA reductase 1-like, which yields MVFQTFLLLSTVLGLLHICRALMEIAWWVWASFLRPMKNLKEYGPWAIVTGPTDGIGKAIAFRLARHHGLNLVLVGRDPSKLRSVSSEILKMNKSIEVRSIEVDLAGDINKGMEKIREGIGGLDIGILINNAGTGYPYSRFLHEADEELVARIIRVNVEFTTMLTHLVLPAMVKKKKGAIVNIGSASGSFLPASPLATIYSATKAYVGKFSRSLHVEYKQHGIDVQCQAPFYVATNLTKMEPSFFTPSADGYADWCMSWIGQEAVCTPYWTHSIRWFAVRLLPDVLLEWLALRHFLLKRQKGIMYEHSKHL from the exons ATGGTGTTCCAAACGTTTCTCCTCCTTTCCACAGTTCTCGGCCTTCTGCACATTTGCAGAGCTCTCATGGAAATTGCATGGTGGGTTTGGGCCTCATTTCTAAGGCCAATGAAAAATCTGAAGGAGTATGGGCCGTGGGCGATTGTGACGGGTCCTACTGATGGAATAGGGAAGGCAATCGCCTTTCGCTTGGCTCGCCACCATGGCCTCAACTTGGTTCTTGTGGGTCGCGACCCGTCCAAGCTACGCTCGGTTTCCAGTGAGATACTCAAGATGAACAAATCCATAGAAGTAAGGAGCATCGAGGTCGATCTAGCAGGCGACATTAACAAGGGAATGGAGAAGATCAGGGAAGGGATCGGTGGCTTGGATATTGGAATTTTGATCAACAACGCAGGCACTGGTTATCCATATTCGAGGTTTCTGCATGAGGCGGATGAAGAGTTGGTAGCGAGAATCATCAGAGTAAATGTGGAGTTCACCACTATGCTCACCCACCTCGTGCTCCCTGCgatggtgaagaagaagaagggagccATTGTAAACATAGGCTCTGCTTCAGGATCTTTTCTGCCTGCCAGTCCTCTCGCTACCATCTACTCAGCGACAAAAGC ATACGTTGGAAAGTTCTCAAGGAGTCTGCATGTGGAATACAAACAACATGGGATTGACGTTCAATGTCAG GCTCCCTTTTACGTGGCAACCAACCTGACAAAGATGGAGCCTTCCTTCTTCACTCCTTCAGCAGACGGCTACGCAGATTGGTGCATGAGTTGGATAGGGCAGGAGGCAGTGTGCACGCCCTATTGGACCCATTCCATACGCTGGTTTGCCGTACGGCTACTGCCGGATGTACTGCTAGAATGGTTGGCTCTTCGCCATTTCCTTCTTAAGAGACAGAAGGGCATCATGTATGAGCACTCAAAGCACTTATAA